A stretch of DNA from Gammaproteobacteria bacterium:
TTAATAGCATTGCCTACCATGCAGAGGAACCCACAGGTAAATTAAATTTGACTGTCCCAGCAATGCTGACAAGAAGTCCTCTGGTTAGCCATATTGCTGCATTTGCCAAAGCGTTTCCCAAAGTAGCACTTTCAATAAACTTTAGCGATACGCAACAGGATTTGATTCGGGAAGGCATTGATCTTGCGATTAGAATAGGCAACTTAAAAGACAGTGGTTTAAAATCTAAACGACTCTTTACTATGACACGAAAACTAATCATCGCTCCTTCTTTAATGAATGAGTATAAGTCGCCTCGACGACCACAGGATTTACTGAAATGGGATTGGATTGGGCTCAAAGTGCGCCCACATACCAAGAGGTTAATCAATCAAAAGGGGAAAACTTGTTCAATTCATTTTGAGCCAAGAATCATTGTTGATAGCATGGATGCTGTTTGCCAGTTGGCCATTGCTGGGTTAGGACTAGCAACCCCACCCGCGTTCCTTGTGGCTGAAGATATTCGTCAGGGATATCTTATTGAACCTCTGCCTGAATGGCAGGCTGAATCCTTGTCTGTTTATGCCGTATGGCCACCCAATGCTTCTAAGGAATCTCTGACATATCGATTTATGGCATTTCTAGAAGAAAAGAATCATATTTAAGAACTCGAGTATGATGACAGATCAATTCATCAAGGTGAAAAAGTACCTGTCCAATGAATTTGGCATTTCAGGAAATCTTCAGATTCAGTTGATAACATATAATATATTAACCCAACGTTGTCACAAGGATTTTTTTAGTTTCCAGCATTGTTGAACAGATAGATTTAAATCCTAAACGCTGGATATCATAAAACTTACCTTTAACAAGCACTATCGAGAGTAATTATAATCTCAAACTAAATTGAGGCGCGTCATGAGCACTGAATTGCCAGCTAGCGAAACTAAAAAAATAGTAAAATACTCTAATTCATCTGCAACTCACTACCAATATTCAGACTCAGTTACATTATATGTAGAGAAAGATCCAAGACATAGCCCAATCCATGAGGTGGGGGTTGGGGAGGCTATGGTTACAACTGATAATGGTTTACTTTTTACCAGTAACCTAGGACCTTGTCAGGCTGTAGTGGCAAAATTAAAAGACGGCAATTTTGCCCTGTATCATGCCCGCAATCCTGACTCCTGCGAACAAGGATTTAAAGATTTTATTAAATATACAAAAGGTAATATTGATGAAATTTTTGTATTTCAGAAGCCAGATAACAAAAATAATTTATTAAAAGCACCTGTTCTCGCCGTTGAATTGTCAATTGCTCTGGGCATTGATGTGCCTAGGGTGCAGATCCCAAAATACGGTGCTATTGTTTGCGATTCACAGCACAACAAAGCATTCATTATTAAATTTAATCAATTTAATCTAATCGATGCCACTATTAGTCAACCAGCGGGAGTGGTTTTATCAAACGCA
This window harbors:
- a CDS encoding LysR family transcriptional regulator, giving the protein MIDELRALAIFAKVVEAGSFRSAANALQLSPSVVSHHVAQLEERLGVALLYRSTRQLSLTHEGEKLFMSAEAMLLAAEKGLNSIAYHAEEPTGKLNLTVPAMLTRSPLVSHIAAFAKAFPKVALSINFSDTQQDLIREGIDLAIRIGNLKDSGLKSKRLFTMTRKLIIAPSLMNEYKSPRRPQDLLKWDWIGLKVRPHTKRLINQKGKTCSIHFEPRIIVDSMDAVCQLAIAGLGLATPPAFLVAEDIRQGYLIEPLPEWQAESLSVYAVWPPNASKESLTYRFMAFLEEKNHI